TGGCGCGGAGTCGGGTGTCGTGGCACAGTCGCGCCATGCAGACAAGCGGTGCCCTGCACCTGCGCCCCTGGCTCGAGGCGATCGCGACCATCGCCACCGTGATCAATCGACCGGTTTCGCTGCCAGAGGTGCTCGACCTCGTGTCCGAGACGGCGGCTCGCCTGCTTGGCTACGACTTCTGCGCCGTCTTGATCGTCGACGAGGAGGGCAATTCGCTGGCCATCACCGGCACTTACGGCCTCTCGTCGAGCTACATCCAGCAGGTCAACGCCGACCATCCGGTGATGCTGGACCCGGACGACGAGCTGCAGGCTCCCTCCAGCAAGGCGTTCCTCACCGGTAGGTCGGTGCAGGTGGTTGATACCCTGGCCGACGCGACCTTCCTCCCGTGGGGTGGGGTGGCGCGCCAGCAGGGCTACCGCTCGTTGATCTCGGTCCCCGTTGTGTCGTCGGGCGTGCCCGTCGGGACGCTCAACTGCTACAAGCGGGTTCCCCACGAGTACGGCGCCGACGAGCGGGATCTGCTCTCTCTGCTCGCCGACCAGGCTGGCGTCGCGATCGAGACGACCAGGCTGCGCGATCGCGAGGCCGCGACCATCGCCGAGCTGCTCGCGGCCAACACCGCTCTCGCCGAGCAGCACGAGTTGCTGCGTCGCGGGGAGGCGGTGCATGAGCAGTTCACCCAGGTCGCGCTCCGGGGCGGTGGCGTTGCGGGGGTCGCGGCGGCGCTGACCGAGGTGCTGGGTACATCGGTCGTGGTGACCGAGGAACCGTCTGGGGCCGAGCTGGCCGCGGTGAAGCGCGACGAGAACCCTCTCGTTACGCAAGACACGGAGGCGCACTCGACGCCGGTGATGCTCGGCCTGGACACGGTCGCTCGGATCTGGGTCCCCCGGTCCGTGCTGCCGCTGCCCGCCATCGACGTCCGCGCGCTCGAGCACGCCGCCACGGTCTGCGCCCTCGAGGTGCTGCGGGCCCGCACGGCACTCGAGGTCGAGTGGCGCCTGTCCGGCGAGGTGGTCACGGACCTGCTCACCGGGAACCCAGCCGGGTTGGTGACGGCCGCCGAGCGGGCGGGCCGGCTCGGTCTCGACCTGACGAACCCGCATGCCGTGATCGTGGTCCACGGCGGCACGCAGCGTGCCGGGTCCGCCCGCGTCCTGTCGGTCGCGAGGTCGCTGGTGGCCACCGCTCACCCCCGTGCGTTGGTCAGCGCGATCGCGGACGACGTCGTGTTGCTGTTGCCGGCGAAGGACCAGGCCGACGCCTTGGACCGCGCCGGTCAGCTCCAACGGCAGCTGCGCCGTATCGGCGTCGGGGCGGACACCGGGGTGGCAGTCTCGCCGCTCTGCACGACGCTTGCCGACTACCCCGCGGCCTACCGACGTGCCCGCGGTGCGGCGACGATCGCCCAGCTCCGTGGGCAGGCCGACACGGTCGCGAGCTTCGAGTCGCTGGGCGTGCACGGGCTGCTGCTGCAGCTCGAGGACGTCTCGGAGCTACGTCGCTTTGCCGCCGAGACGCTCGCCCCGATCCGCGCCCACGACGCTACGCGCGGGACTGCTCTCGAGCAGACGCTGCGCGCCTACGTCGCCCACGACCTCAACACCGCTGCCACTGCCGCAGCGCTGTTCGTGCACCCCAACACGGTCGGCCTGCGCATCCGCAAGGCCGAGCAGCTGCTGGGGGTGTCCACCGCGCACGTGCGGTCCCTCGCCGAACTCCAGATCGCGCTGAGTGCCGACGAGGTGGCCGACGCGCTCGGGACCCGTGGTCAGGACGGCGGCACGGTACGTGGCTGAGCACCGCGCGGGAGCACGAGCAACGGCACCAGCCACAGCATGGCGACGACGACCAGTGTCCAGGAGGCGTGCCCGTGGTCGGCTGCCCACCCCATGGCCGGGGTCGCCGTGACGACGAGACCGAACGCGGCCGTGTTCATCATCCCGACGGCAGCCGCCGGTCGCTGCGGGTAGCGCGCTTGGGCGGCGCCGACCACGCTCGCGAACGGCAGTCCGCTGAACAG
The nucleotide sequence above comes from Micromonospora sp. NBC_00389. Encoded proteins:
- a CDS encoding helix-turn-helix domain-containing protein; translated protein: MQTSGALHLRPWLEAIATIATVINRPVSLPEVLDLVSETAARLLGYDFCAVLIVDEEGNSLAITGTYGLSSSYIQQVNADHPVMLDPDDELQAPSSKAFLTGRSVQVVDTLADATFLPWGGVARQQGYRSLISVPVVSSGVPVGTLNCYKRVPHEYGADERDLLSLLADQAGVAIETTRLRDREAATIAELLAANTALAEQHELLRRGEAVHEQFTQVALRGGGVAGVAAALTEVLGTSVVVTEEPSGAELAAVKRDENPLVTQDTEAHSTPVMLGLDTVARIWVPRSVLPLPAIDVRALEHAATVCALEVLRARTALEVEWRLSGEVVTDLLTGNPAGLVTAAERAGRLGLDLTNPHAVIVVHGGTQRAGSARVLSVARSLVATAHPRALVSAIADDVVLLLPAKDQADALDRAGQLQRQLRRIGVGADTGVAVSPLCTTLADYPAAYRRARGAATIAQLRGQADTVASFESLGVHGLLLQLEDVSELRRFAAETLAPIRAHDATRGTALEQTLRAYVAHDLNTAATAAALFVHPNTVGLRIRKAEQLLGVSTAHVRSLAELQIALSADEVADALGTRGQDGGTVRG